Below is a window of Synechococcus sp. PCC 7335 DNA.
CTGTAAGCACAAGACCTCTTTACTTGGAGCCGTATTAGCTTTCTATATAGCCAGTATTCAAAGCAGAACCAAAAACTATGAGCTATGGATGACTGGTAACAGTCGTCGTGACTTATAAGACTGTTTGGTCATGTATGCCTATGGAACCGACTTTCAGAACTTTAGAAAATAATATCTGTCTAAATGTCACTAATCCAAAATACACTCAAAACATCTGATTTCAGCGCCACAGATTATCATAGGTTTATCGGTCGATGGAGTCAGATGATTGCTCATGAGTTTGTCACTTGGTTATCAGTTAGTCCTAATAGCCGATGGCTGGATGTAGGATGTGGAACTGGTGCATTGACCGCAGAAATTGTTGCTGAATCTAAACCTCAGATTGTTTATGGTATCGATCCATCTGCTGAACGAATCAACTATGCAAATGAATCATTGCCCTTTGTTAAGTTTGTGGTGGGCTGTGCAGAAGATATTCCTCTTAATTGGATTAATTTCGATGCTACAGTATCCGGGTTAGCCCTTAATCTTGTATCAGACCCTACGCTAGCCTTGTCTAATATGATTAGGACGACTCGCCATATGGGTGTTGTTGCAGCATATTGCTGGGACTTTGGTCAAGGACTGCAAATGTTACGTTACCTATGGAATAGTGTTGAAAGTATGGATTCAGCTGCGATGGAGTTGGATCCTGTAAAGCGCTATCCATTGGCCTGTCCTAAGCAATTGAAAGCATTATTTGAATCAGTAGATCTTCGTCATATTGAAATATGTGCAATTGAAGTACCTACTCTATTCTATGATTTTGAGGACTATTGGTCTCCTTTTATTAGGGGACCTGGGACAACCCAACGATATGTACAAAGCTTGACGGAGAAAAATCGTCTAATACTACGCAATCGTCTTAAGGAAAGTCTTCCAATTCAATCAGATGGTAAAATCCATCTTGCTGCCAAAGCTTGGGCAATTAAAGGAATTTGCTGTAAAACCCGTGAAATTTTCTAAGTTTTACACAATGACTGAGGTGAATCTCTGTTCAATAACCGTGTAAGCAATCGTCTGGATAGAAGAGTAAATATCATTCGGGAAAGTACAGTCGCACCAGGCCGACTTATGTAACGTTTTTCTGCTCGTGGTGAGTTAAGAAAGACGATCACTGAGTTATTCACGGCCACAGTATGGAACTATTAACTGCTTAGCACAGTAGGCCAACCTGCTCTCCAAAAAATCGTTCCTCTAAAAGGAGATAGTAATTCCTGATCTCATGCGGTACACATAAACCTTTGTTTCAATCTGCTGCACTCGATCCGAAAGTGTCAGCTCTGAGTAGCCAAAATGTAGCATTAGCCATCGGCTGATAGGCTAGGTGCGATCATCTCGTTCCACCGCCTCCTGATGGATTGCCCCCACTGCCACTCGCCCCATGTTTCATCTTTACAGCGTAAAACCAGCCTGGGTTACGAGATGTTTCGTTGTAAGCGGTGTGGCCGTACTTTCAACAAGCGCACGGCCACACCGTTCAATTTTATTGAAGTCCCCACCGACATTATCTTTCAGGTGTTGCTTTGCCGCGTGCGATACAAGCTCAGCTATCGCGATGTGGCCGAGTTCTTTCTGCTGCGGGGCTTCCAGTTCACTCACGAAACCGTGAGGTTTTGGGACGAACGATTTCTACCCCATTTCACCGAACAAATTAGGAAGAAACGGAAAGGCAAAGTCGGCAAAGTATGGTTGATCGACGAAACGTTCATTCGAGTAAAGGGTGAGTGGTGCTATCTCTATCGCGGCATTGATGAAGATGGCAATTTGGTCGATGCCCGCCTCAGTAAGACCCGAGATATGGCTGGAACTAAAGCCTTCTTTGCTCAAGCCATTGGGCTTCATGATGATGCGCCAGAGAAGGTGGCCACCGATGGCTTGGCTTCCTACCCTCGGGCAATTAAAGAAGAACTTGGCGAGGCAGTTGAGCATGAGGTGCGGCCTTGCACTGCTAACCCAGTTGAACAAAGTCATCGGCGAATCAAGCACCGCTATTATCCTACCCTGGGATTCGGTGAGTTCGATGCGGCACAGAGATTCTGTCGAGCGGTCGATGAAGTAGGCAATTTTTTGAGGCCGCGATTACGTATGGGAGAATCCGTGTCTTTAGCTGAGCGCAGGGAGCGGTTCGTAAAAGGCGTTAAAGAATTGAAAGCATTATTCCAGGCGGCTTAAGCCAGATGCAAGCGGGGGGTGATCGCATTAAGAAGCTTCGGCTCGATTTGGCGACTGAGATTTGACAGTTTCGCATAGAAAACATCGCAATGCTTAGGCTAACAGCACTGAGAATAAACGATTGCGTAGTAGCAGAAGATCTTACTATCATCAGAGCTATTCTTTCTTAGAACAAAGAGAAACAGGTCAATATTGGAAGTCTGGTAAGACGGCACTAGGGTCTACTGAGAAAGAGTGCTGACGGTAGAGCGATTAGACTCCAGCAGATGCCCGCTACGGCGACAAATAGTAGAGACTCTTGGACGGTTGGTAAAGCTGATGAGGTGGCCCACATCTGTAGCAATATATGAGAAATGACTCCCATCCCAAAAGCGGTGAGTAGTCCGCGCACCCACTGCCTTCTCTTGAATACGATAAGTGGCCATACTGCCATCAGTGCGATGAATATAGCTACCATGACAGTAGAAGACAAGTAAGTGGTGAGAGCGCTTTGCAAGCTTCCAATCTCATAATCCATTGAGACGATGACGCCTGCTGTCAGCATCGAGAGTAGACAGAACCAACCAAACCCAAGGTTGCGCCAGATAGAAGTTGAGGACATCGGTCTTTCTCCAATCATCATGGCCGTATTGTATGTGAGCTATCTGCGTTGATGCTGGTCTAGCAGCCATTTTTAATCTAGGCAAAGCAACTGTCACACGCTAAAGCCATTATCCTGAACCATTGTTTTACGCCTTAGGAAAACGAGAGTAGAGGCGATCTCTACTGATGTGTATCGTCAATCAACTGTCCAATGCGTAATCGATTGCCATCAGGATCGCTCAGATGCACTTCTCGTGCCCATGGTTGTTCCTTAACTTCAGTGCTAAACTCGGCAGCGATCTCATCAATATTGTTGACGTATAGATATACGAGCGTGTCGGGTTGAGCATCGCCTTCATGTTCAGATAGATGAAGCGCATTTAGGCCACGGCGAAGCAGCAAATATAACGGGAACTGCGGAGAAAATTGGTGTTCTCCTTCGATGATAAACCCAAGCCGAGCGTACCACTTTGCAGTTTCACGGGCATCCGCAACGCGAAAGATGGGGATAAGTTCTTCAGTCATAAAGATAGCGCTCTATCAGACAGTGGATGTTGAAGTCACTTGCTTAAGTATATGGTTAGCAGCAATTAAAGCGATGAGCTTGCCCTTGCCTATTTGCGGCCCCGGCCACCACTCAAAGTCGGCTACTGTATATAGCTAGAGAAACTTGACTATGCTTGCTCTAATTATCGTTGCAATCTCACTGCTTACAGGAATCCTCTATCAAGTCGTGAGTACAGCCATAGATCAACGCAGATATCCTCCACAAGGCGAGCTGATAGATATCGGAGGATTCCGTCTACACCTCAACTGTATGGGACAGGGAACACCAACGGTTGTTATGGATGCAGGAGGATGTGCGCCCTCAATTGCATGGGGCTTAGTTCCTTCTGAAATTGCTAAATTTGCCCGTGTTTGCATCTATGATCGCGCAGGGTTCGGTTGGAGTGAACCAAATTTCAGCGCAGCTCGAACCAGCCAGCAGAGCGCTGATGAATTACATCTACTTCTGAGCAAAGCTGAGATTGAGCCTCCATACATTTTAGTAGGCCACTCACTGGGTGGAGTCAATATGCGGCTGTATGCGAGCCAGCATCTAGAAGATATAGCCGGATTAGTGTTAGTCGATTCTTCCCATGAAAATCAGATGACATCCGAAATGGAGCGGCGCATAAAAATGACGTCTTGGCTGTATCAGGGTTTTAGGATAGTCAGTCAATTTGGACTGCTGCGCCTAATTGGGGAAATGAATCTGCTACCCGTTCTCAAGGAGATTAAGCAAGAGACGCAAAATTACCCATTGGCAGTACAGAGCTTATTCGACACCTTTAAGTCTTTCTGCTACCGTCCTGACTATTGGGCAGCGGCATCGAGTGAACTTGCGAATATCAAAGAAAGCCTAGAGGGAATTCGATCTGTTTCGTCGCTGGGTAGCTTACCTTTGATTGTGTTGAGTCAAGGTTCCAAAGATTCAACGGTGAGTGCTGAAAGAGTAGAGAGATGGGCAGCACTTCAGTTAGATCTGACCAATTTATCATCGTGTAGCCAGCATGTTATTGCAGAAGATAGCGGGCATCTTATCCCGCTCGATCAGCCTGAGTTAATTGTCAGTGCAGTTCGACAGTTGACTGACAGGGCTTAGTTTAGTGCGAGGCATGGCACCACGAGCACGCCTTAAAATCTCTAAGACGATACTGTTGGCGAACTCCGTTCAAGCGGCTAAAACCTAGTAAATTCGTGGTAGTCTCCTTTCCTAAGTCAACAAAAACTCATGGGTCCAGCCATCGATATTTAGTTCGCCAACAGTATCCTCTAAGACGTTTTGAGAAAGGAGTTTTGAGACGCGCAATGAGACATATTTCCCGAGAGTATAGAAAGGTCTAGATAATGAGGCTATGCGAGGATATTTGTGTTTAGGGCTAAAAAACTGTCGTTCTCTTCTTAAACCGGGATACCTAGATAACATGCTACTAAGCGAACGTGTT
It encodes the following:
- a CDS encoding IS6 family transposase, which translates into the protein MFRCKRCGRTFNKRTATPFNFIEVPTDIIFQVLLCRVRYKLSYRDVAEFFLLRGFQFTHETVRFWDERFLPHFTEQIRKKRKGKVGKVWLIDETFIRVKGEWCYLYRGIDEDGNLVDARLSKTRDMAGTKAFFAQAIGLHDDAPEKVATDGLASYPRAIKEELGEAVEHEVRPCTANPVEQSHRRIKHRYYPTLGFGEFDAAQRFCRAVDEVGNFLRPRLRMGESVSLAERRERFVKGVKELKALFQAA
- a CDS encoding alpha/beta fold hydrolase; translation: MLALIIVAISLLTGILYQVVSTAIDQRRYPPQGELIDIGGFRLHLNCMGQGTPTVVMDAGGCAPSIAWGLVPSEIAKFARVCIYDRAGFGWSEPNFSAARTSQQSADELHLLLSKAEIEPPYILVGHSLGGVNMRLYASQHLEDIAGLVLVDSSHENQMTSEMERRIKMTSWLYQGFRIVSQFGLLRLIGEMNLLPVLKEIKQETQNYPLAVQSLFDTFKSFCYRPDYWAAASSELANIKESLEGIRSVSSLGSLPLIVLSQGSKDSTVSAERVERWAALQLDLTNLSSCSQHVIAEDSGHLIPLDQPELIVSAVRQLTDRA
- a CDS encoding class I SAM-dependent methyltransferase; amino-acid sequence: MIAHEFVTWLSVSPNSRWLDVGCGTGALTAEIVAESKPQIVYGIDPSAERINYANESLPFVKFVVGCAEDIPLNWINFDATVSGLALNLVSDPTLALSNMIRTTRHMGVVAAYCWDFGQGLQMLRYLWNSVESMDSAAMELDPVKRYPLACPKQLKALFESVDLRHIEICAIEVPTLFYDFEDYWSPFIRGPGTTQRYVQSLTEKNRLILRNRLKESLPIQSDGKIHLAAKAWAIKGICCKTREIF
- a CDS encoding glyoxalase superfamily protein → MTEELIPIFRVADARETAKWYARLGFIIEGEHQFSPQFPLYLLLRRGLNALHLSEHEGDAQPDTLVYLYVNNIDEIAAEFSTEVKEQPWAREVHLSDPDGNRLRIGQLIDDTHQ